DNA from Brassica napus cultivar Da-Ae chromosome C4, Da-Ae, whole genome shotgun sequence:
ACTTAAAAAGCAGAATGATattctatatttctatatattcCAAAATGTTGGCGGTGGTGCTTACAAAGTTCCGACCATATTCGTTGTACTAGTAGCTTCTGTCTCATCCCTTGCAAATAGCTTAGCCATCCCAAAGTCGGAGATTTTTGGTACCATATCTTTGTCAAGCAAGATGTTGCTCGGTTTCAGGTCCCTGTGGAGGATCCGATACCGAATATCTTGATGAAGATATAAAAGTCCCCGAGCAATAGCATTAGTTATATCCCATCGCTTCTCCCAATCAATCTTATAGCTTTTGGTTTTGTCTACAAAATCAAatccaaattaattttaattttatttctaaataataaGCATTCAACTTTAGTATACACTTAGTttgtagaaaaagaaaaaagaaagtacCGAAAATATACGTATCGAGACTGGAATTCTCCATTAGTTCAAAGAGTAGAATCATCTCCTCTCCCTCAAAGCAGTATCCGAGTAGCTGGACGAGGTTGACATGTTGAACGCTGGCGATCAAATTCACCTCGTTGGTGAAACCTTCGATCCCATGAGCTGATCTCACCAACAGCCTTTTAGCTGCGATTGCTTGCCCGTCTGGTAAAATCCCCTGTTTCCAGTTACCACGTACGTGTTTTATATAAGTTTCAGGGAGTTTAGCTTAGCCCagtaatatattttctatatacgTTTAATTTATACCTTGTAAACAATACCGTAACCACCTTTTCCTATCTTGTTGCAATCAGAAAAGTTTTCTGTGGCCTTGACAACCTTTACTAGCTCCATCGGTACACATTGTAAATTCcctatatatgtattaattatGATCATTTAAAACCTTTTTATCTATTCAGAcagaagataaaaataaaataaagaaagataatCTCAGGAATACCAATAGGTGGTGCAACGGTTCTTGTTGGaatcctcttctttcttttccagAAACAGAACAATATGAAAATGACACCCAGAAGAAACACAATGCAGATTCCAATAATCAACATTATGCTTTTTGCACTCATTTTTcttgtatttttgtttgaatttgtCACCGCTAAAGAAACAAGTAAAAGAATCCAAGTTAAAATGATagattataaaatgaaaatatatctaCATTCGATCTTTCTTCTTAGCATAACCTACAGATATCAGTGGCAGCCAATCTAACAAATAGATCTTGACCGGCAATCATGCTCTTCCGAAGATCTATGATTTCTCCCACCCAAATCACACAGCTATTTTGCATATCCGGGTTAGCAAATGCAGTACAATTGCAATTCCTATTGCACTTTTCTTTGCATTCCTTCAACCCAATAGTCATGTCCACAATAGACTTTGTAATATCCGGCAACTTCATTTTCCTAAGCTTCTCAAACCCATCTCCAGAGCAATTCAACTTAGTCTTCCTCATACACCCACCTGTCCAGTCTTGAAAACCCCATGCTTCTTGGTCTCTCGGCTTAAATCCATGAATGCAACCACAGATTCGTGATCTGCTTGTATCACATATACCATTAGGTCCACACACTTGTTGTATAACCCGCATGCATCATGCGGTAAAATACGATCTACGCGTTTCCACAATTGTTGTGGTTTTGGAACCCAAGTTGACCGCTTCAACACGCCGTTGTAGGACAATCTCAATATGGAAAAGAAGGTTTTATTAGTGATAGTGAAGAAATATGTCACGTAGGTGAAATTTCCACTCTCATTTTTAATCTTCGGAATGTTGGCATACCCTTCTTCCGAATGACACTCTGCACGAGCTCATGACGTTCCACTCCATAGGTGATTTCTCCTGATGACGGATCATCCGAGCTTCTCCAAGATTCCAAGACCCTATTTATATTCGATTTGGCATCAAACCCTAGTTTCATATTGGACACTAAAGCATCCGTCGGAAAATCGAAACTCTGCCACAAACACCCAGTTGATAAGTCGTTGTTGAAGTACCTTAACACGAAATTTCCGCTGTCAAGAAGCTCTCCAGTCACTAATGATTTCATGAGATTTGTGCTAGTCCTATTGGTCCACCAGACGCGGGTACCGTATTGATCAAGGAGTACCAGGTTGGTATCCAAGATTTTGAGGGTTCCTACGGGCTTCGACATTGGGTTGTCTCTATTCGCAACCCATACGACTTCCTGAGGAAACCTGTGGTGCCATATGCCGAGATACCAGCGGTCAGCTACTCCGGAAGTTGTTGACGGTTTAAAGAAACCAAACACAAAGACTTTTTCTGGGGACAAGATGTTTCTTCTAGTAGATATCTTAAACGGCTCTGTCGATACAATTTTCGAATCATATTTTGAGGAAAGATGGAGAACTAGGATGAAGAAAAAACGTACCttcatctctctttttcttaaccgttttttttttgtttacttttgtgttgtttagtCATTGAcggtatatatatttttgttctacACTAAGTTCAGTCGACCATATACGCTTTGAATGTTCACAATATTGCTTTGACTTTTACAATCTGTCTATTAATTTGAACACAAATGATAGCAAAACTACATGTGCAATTAATTTAACTATTCAGGAAAAAGCATAGCATACGAAGTCCTTGACTAATCGAACAAACTCCACATCGATGATATCAAAACATGATCCTCTATTTTAGGTCATGCAAACCTATGTTTTGCCGGGAAACGCCGATGCTCCTTAGTGTTTGGCCATCCCGAGAAAATTCACCGCTTTCTAAAACTTCTTAGCAAGAACCACTTtgattaaaatatcaaatttagtgttttgtttatggcattaaaaatattttaattttttttttagcaattactgttatttttatttatttttgtccaagtattttaggatttaggatcaagggtttagtgttttcaagATTTAGTGTCTAGTGTtttgatttaaggtttaggtttTATCTAAAGTTTAGGATTTTCCaaaagtttagagtttagtattttgctgacggcgataaaaatattttttaaaaattctttttttgcaactactactatttttatttattttacctttttattttaaaaacataatataactacaatattttttttaagatattgaatatgaaataacaaaatactattaattgatgaacctagaggttcaccctatagagtgaacccaaaaataactcTAGATAATATGCCAAATTGTCAACTAGGATCTTTTGCTTTCAATAAAGCTTCTTCTTTTGAAAatccaaagaaaatttaaaatgtattaaattttaaggaaaaaaattataaaacctacaaaaaaaattaatttccaaataaaagaaaaaccatAAATGTGAAAAATATGAAGTCTTTGAATTCCTATTTTCTCTCCTGGCTAGTGTTTTCACAGACATTTTTGTGGAAGGCCCTgtaattttctttctaaaaaaagattgaaaatgCTTTATATTGAAGAATCAGATAATTTGTTAAATTCACAAATTATTAAATCTAAATCAAAAAGAAGAGATcaatcagaaaagaaaaaatatacaaatggcCAGCAGCGTAAACAGTGTTGTGTTCGTTGTTTTTTTGATGATCTTATTGATTTCTACAGGTAATATGTTCATAAACAATCATTTCAAATAGatctaaaaaaacaatcattccaaataaacaaaattatggtGTCTCCGTTagattattttatatgtatttttttatataatatattcaaaattatagCATCTAAAGTTAAGATGGCATATTAGTGTTAAAAGGTAAAAaactaaatgatatatatagggataatttttatttttattttacatctaTATTTACGTACTTTGCAAACATATTTCTGTAAATGTTTGCAAACATATATCATCAGGGAATTAAggtgttttatttttctagtaTGTTAATTTTgtaacaatttttaaatatcacAAGCACAAATCTAACAACTGCTATGTAACTTcttatacaattatttttttatttttgatctaAACGTAATCCGCACAACTTTATTATACATTTAAtcaatatgatttacatatttcTCACTTTCCAGAAATACAAAATGGACATGCTCAAAGGCAGCATATATATTGTGAGAAAGTACGAAGCAAGACGGCTCCACCTGAcacttgtaataaaaaagatgCTGATGCATTGTGCAAAAATACTTGTTGGACGAGAGAAACTTATATTGAAGGAAAATGTCTACTACTTCCAAAGACTACAAAAAAAGCTTGCTACTGCTGGCAATTCAATTGTtaataaaaaccctaatttgattATGGTATAAAACTAATTCGCTTgtgttcaaaataataatatgagaAATTTTGTCCCATATTCATAGTAGGACTTAAATTGATTGTATACCTATAACAAATAAAGTGCTATAATGTTTGTGTAATAATTGATGTATTATCCTTGACATGAACACATTTATTTTTACGTGTGAacaatttcttttttcttttcttcttacaaTTATGATTTTTCCATCAATTTTTAATTGGTTTCAGTTCCtattaaaacaattatggaactttgtattttacataatacaaacatagatttttttctacaggtttaaaactttcaaaacaatcatatattttataaattttatataatttttcataaaCGTGATTTTAGATCTATACTATTTATACAtacttataatataatttagattttattttcaaatgaaaCACAATTTTACTGTGTTTCATTCTATTTATAAACATAGAATGAGACGTATTttacaatctctctctctcaacttcCTCTTTCTCCACTGCATGTTCTTTTGTCTACTTCTCCGTGAACttttcatctttctcatctttcttattttcttcatcATGTTTACAATGCGTTATTGatataaattaattgttttgtaCTATATATTTAACAAAGATAGTATAGTACAATATCAATACAATGATTTAACAAACCCTCACGCATGGGGATGTTGAACGTTATCCACATTCGTACAAAATTAACACAGATATCAATGCATGGCTATATTCTTAATAAATGGAGTTGTTATGAATATTAAGCAAAATGACCTTAATAATATCTGATATAAAGTGGTAATTATTGTAATCGATAAAATTAGAATTATTGTAATCGATTAATTTTCAGCATGCTGTTGTCTTGTAGTATTTTTGCATGTCTCGTATATGTaagatacataaatatattatttatcacaATTATATAGTAATAATTCTTTTGTATTCTTAATAAATGATTACTTgtgcaaataaatatatatttaaaatccccAGATTATATCAAAGTGTTGATATGGATTTAGATATGATTGATTTGGTTAAATcagttttgaataaaaaaatgctttgataattttaattcttaatttgattagaatttaaaattaagaGTATCTAAGaataattcatattttatttacattaaaattaatttaattattttaattcaagTAAAATGCATATAAGATATGcattagttatttttattttgtattagatataaattttaaatagaaaccatGTGTTAGTGATCCAGTGGTTAAACTCAATCTTGGAAGACATGGGTTCGAGTGCCGCTGGAAAGTGATTATCTTGAGGGATCTTCGGGCCCAATACTGAGAAGCATGCTAACGTGTGGTCACTGGTGGGATTTACATGGGGTGATCACCAGCACTCTTGGATGCCTCTGCGGGCTCCCCGGCTAAGCTCCGGTGGACGGTCATTGGCGATAGTCAGAT
Protein-coding regions in this window:
- the LOC111211499 gene encoding putative defensin-like protein 38; amino-acid sequence: MASSVNSVVFVVFLMILLISTEIQNGHAQRQHIYCEKVRSKTAPPDTCNKKDADALCKNTCWTRETYIEGKCLLLPKTTKKACYCWQFNC